The Aedes aegypti strain LVP_AGWG chromosome 3, AaegL5.0 Primary Assembly, whole genome shotgun sequence genome contains a region encoding:
- the LOC110679240 gene encoding uncharacterized protein LOC110679240, translating into MLYGSLVLSLTLFVGYVAAQYDYGETTAIPNYPNYPDYGATDYPTAVTLPPGDYGATDYGVPDYGNPTVPTVGGIDPGLYPNYDNYDVITQTPVISNPTTVAGPCNGLPKTIVNWYLIRRPSSVISARRITPIRHHHAYTAYRYPWSRVYGVAQYRVRSRVAPRRQRIGNYRSYRRGAVSKVMRYYW; encoded by the exons ATGTTGTACGGAAGCTTAGTCTTGAGTTTGACTCTTTTTGTG GGTTACGTAGCCGCTCAATATGACTACGGAGAAACAACAGCCATTCCAAATTATCCCAATTATCCGGACTATGGAGCAACAGATTATCCGACTGCAGTAACATTGCCACCAGGAGATTACGGAGCAACTGATTACGGGGTTCCCGATTATGGGAATCCTACTGTGCCCACTGTTGGAGGTATTGATCCAGGTCTGTATCCCAACTACGACAATTACGACGTGATCACGCAGACTCCAGTGATCAGCAATCCAACGACTGTCGCAGGACCATGTAACGGACTTCCAAAAACGATTGTTAACTGGTATCTGATCCGGAGGCCTTCCTCTGTGATTAGTGCTCGGCGAATTACTCCGATTAGGCATCACCACGCGTACACGGCATACAGATATCCTTGGAGTAGAGTCTACGGCGTTGCGCAGTATCGTGTTCGGTCTCGTGTTGCGCCACGTCGGCAACGAATCGGGAACTATAGGTCTTACCGGAGAGGTGCTGTTTCCAAGGTTATGCGGTATTACTGGTAG